Genomic segment of Thermodesulfobacteriota bacterium:
TCCTCCGGCAATCCCAGCTCCAGGCCCAAGGCCCGCACCTCGTCCTTGAAGAGCTCCCGCAGCGGCTCCACCAGGGCAAGCTGCATGCGCTCCGGCAGGCCGCCCACATTGTGGTGGCTCTTGATCACCGCCGACGGTCCCTTGAAGGAGACGCTTTCAATGACGTCCGGATACAGGGTGCCCTGGGCCAGGAACTGCACGTCGCCCACCTTCTTCGCCTCGGCCTCGAAGATGCGGATGAAGGCGTGGCCGATCCGCTTGCGCTTCTCCTCCGGGTCGATGATGCCGGCCAGCTCCGCCAGGAACTGACTGGCCGCGTCCACGGTGATGAGGTCGAGCCCGACCTTCTCCCGGAAGAAGGCCATGACCGTTTCCGCCTCCCGGGTGCGCAACAGGCCGTTGTCCACGAAGACAGAGGTCAGACGATCGCCGATGGCCCGGTGCACCAGGGCTGCGGTCACCGCCGAGTCGACACCGCCGGAAAGGGCGCAGAGCACGCGGCCGTTGCCGACCCGTTTGCGGATGGCCGCCACCGCTGCCTCCACGAAGGAGTGCATGGTCCAGTTGGGGCCGCAGCCGCAGATGCCGAATACGAAGTTCCGGAGGACGCCGGTGCCGATCAGGGTGTGGGCCACCTCCGGGTGGAACTGTACCCCCACGAAAGACCGCTCCTGATGGCGGAAGGCGGCGTTGGGCGAGCCAACGCTGGTGGCGGTGACGACAAAGCCCGGCGGCAGCTCCTCCACCCGATCGCCGTGGCTCATCCACACCTGATAGCCGCCCGCCCCCTTCTCCAGGCCAGCGAAGAGGCCGTCGGCGGCGGCCACCGCCAGCTCCGCCT
This window contains:
- the guaA gene encoding glutamine-hydrolyzing GMP synthase encodes the protein MDIHSEKVLILDFGSQTTQLIARRIREQQVYCEIHPFNLPLTAIRAMAPRGIILSGGPASVYDPGAPASDPALFALGIPVMGICYGAQLMARQLGGRVERAPGREFGKAELAVAAADGLFAGLEKGAGGYQVWMSHGDRVEELPPGFVVTATSVGSPNAAFRHQERSFVGVQFHPEVAHTLIGTGVLRNFVFGICGCGPNWTMHSFVEAAVAAIRKRVGNGRVLCALSGGVDSAVTAALVHRAIGDRLTSVFVDNGLLRTREAETVMAFFREKVGLDLITVDAASQFLAELAGIIDPEEKRKRIGHAFIRIFEAEAKKVGDVQFLAQGTLYPDVIESVSFKGPSAVIKSHHNVGGLPERMQLALVEPLRELFKDEVRALGLELGLPEELVFRQPFPGPGLAIRILGEVTATRLAVLRQADVIVLEEMKRAGWYRRVWQSFAVLLPIRTVGVMGDGRTYENVVALRVVDSLDAMTADWTRLPEDLLARMANRIINEVRGVNRVVYDISSKPPSTIEWE